In Zunongwangia profunda SM-A87, the following proteins share a genomic window:
- the fabG gene encoding 3-oxoacyl-[acyl-carrier-protein] reductase yields MKLLEGKNAIVTGGSRGIGRGIAKVFAAHGANVAFTYNSSEEAAKELEQELSESGVKAKGYKSNAADFEQAQELIKNVAEDFGAIDILVNNAGITKDNLLMRMSEEDFDRVIEVNLKSIFNMTKAVQRTMLKQRKGSIINMSSVVGVKGNAGQANYAASKAGIIGFSKSMALELGSRNIRTNVIAPGFIETEMTEKLDEKVVQGWRDNIPLKRGGTPEDIANACVYLGSDLSAYVTGQVLNVDGGMLT; encoded by the coding sequence ATGAAATTATTAGAAGGTAAAAATGCTATCGTAACCGGTGGAAGCCGTGGTATTGGTAGAGGTATAGCAAAAGTGTTTGCAGCCCATGGTGCAAATGTGGCATTTACGTATAATTCCTCTGAAGAAGCAGCTAAAGAACTGGAACAAGAGCTTTCTGAAAGTGGAGTAAAAGCAAAAGGTTACAAATCGAATGCTGCTGATTTTGAACAGGCGCAGGAACTAATTAAAAATGTAGCAGAAGACTTTGGAGCTATCGATATTCTTGTCAACAATGCCGGTATCACAAAAGATAACCTGCTAATGCGTATGAGTGAGGAGGATTTTGATCGCGTGATCGAAGTAAACCTTAAATCGATTTTTAATATGACCAAAGCGGTACAGCGTACCATGCTTAAACAACGTAAAGGAAGCATTATTAATATGAGCTCTGTTGTTGGAGTAAAAGGAAATGCCGGTCAGGCAAATTATGCCGCCTCTAAAGCCGGGATCATAGGTTTTAGTAAGTCTATGGCTTTAGAGCTAGGTTCACGTAATATACGTACCAATGTAATAGCTCCTGGTTTTATCGAAACTGAAATGACCGAGAAGTTAGACGAAAAAGTGGTACAGGGATGGCGAGATAATATTCCGCTAAAACGTGGCGGCACACCTGAAGATATTGCCAATGCCTGTGTATATTTAGGTAGCGATCTAAGTGCTTATGTTACCGGGCAGGTACTTAACGTAGATGGTGGAATGCTAACTTAA
- a CDS encoding prohibitin family protein produces the protein MDRLPKIAIPIFIGLVVLIIFVSKSTITIGSGEAGVLYKTFGNGVVTDEPPLSEGFHLVAPWNRVFVYEVRQQSLDEKMTVLSSNGLEIKLDASVWFQPSYQDLGKLHKEKSEAYIERLLKPALRSATRAVVGRYNPEQLYSSKREAIQEEILEETQILLREQYVQVNEVLVRDVSLPSTIKDAIERKLRQEQESLEYEYRLTKAEQEAERQRIDAEGKARANRILSESLTDKVLQEKGIQATLELAKSGNAKTVIIGSGENGLPLILGNN, from the coding sequence ATGGATAGATTACCCAAGATTGCAATACCAATTTTTATAGGATTGGTTGTTTTAATAATTTTTGTTTCGAAATCTACAATTACAATCGGTTCTGGTGAAGCGGGTGTGCTGTATAAGACTTTTGGAAACGGGGTGGTTACCGATGAACCACCTTTAAGTGAAGGTTTTCATTTAGTAGCGCCCTGGAACAGAGTTTTTGTATATGAAGTACGACAACAGTCCTTAGACGAAAAGATGACGGTGTTATCTTCAAATGGATTAGAGATTAAACTAGATGCTTCTGTTTGGTTTCAGCCGTCTTATCAAGATTTAGGAAAATTGCATAAAGAGAAAAGTGAAGCTTATATTGAACGTTTGCTAAAGCCTGCCTTACGCTCGGCTACGCGTGCGGTAGTAGGTAGATATAATCCTGAACAATTATATTCCAGCAAGCGTGAAGCCATTCAGGAAGAAATTTTAGAAGAAACACAGATTCTTTTAAGAGAACAATACGTTCAGGTAAACGAAGTTTTAGTAAGAGATGTATCGTTGCCATCAACCATTAAAGATGCCATAGAGCGTAAATTAAGACAGGAACAGGAGTCTTTAGAATATGAATACAGATTAACCAAAGCCGAACAGGAAGCAGAACGTCAGCGAATCGATGCGGAAGGTAAAGCACGAGCAAACCGAATTTTGAGTGAATCTTTAACCGATAAAGTTTTACAGGAAAAAGGGATACAGGCCACTTTAGAACTGGCAAAATCTGGTAATGCTAAAACCGTAATTATTGGCTCGGGTGAGAATGGATTACCATTAATTTTAGGAAATAACTAA
- the hisG gene encoding ATP phosphoribosyltransferase, translating to MKKEKLRIAIQKSGRLNEDSLKILKDAGVSIDNGKEQLKASARNFPVDVLYLRNGDIPQYLRDGVVDVAILGENVLVEKGKDIIRGEKLGFSKCRVSLAVPKSMKYNGIQDLEGKKIATSYPNTVKEYLTKKGITADLHIINGSVEIAPNIGLADAICDIVSSGSTLFKNNLKEAEVMLKSEAILAISPKISEERQQILDQLQFRIKSVLNARTSKYILLNAPNDKLDDIIRLLPGMRSPTVLPLAEEGWSSIHTVINEERFWEVIDELKQQGAEGLLVVPIEKMVL from the coding sequence ATGAAAAAAGAAAAATTAAGAATCGCAATTCAGAAATCTGGTCGTCTAAATGAAGATTCGCTAAAGATCTTAAAAGATGCGGGGGTTTCAATAGATAACGGGAAGGAGCAGTTAAAAGCTTCGGCCCGCAATTTTCCTGTAGATGTATTATACCTAAGGAATGGTGATATCCCCCAGTATTTAAGAGACGGGGTGGTAGATGTTGCTATACTAGGGGAGAATGTTTTGGTAGAAAAAGGGAAAGATATTATTCGCGGGGAGAAACTTGGCTTCTCAAAATGCCGTGTTTCCCTTGCGGTTCCAAAATCGATGAAATATAATGGAATCCAGGATCTGGAAGGAAAGAAAATCGCTACCAGTTACCCAAATACCGTAAAAGAATATTTAACGAAAAAAGGAATCACGGCAGATCTGCATATTATTAACGGTTCTGTTGAAATCGCTCCTAATATAGGTTTAGCTGATGCCATTTGTGATATCGTTTCGAGTGGAAGTACCTTGTTTAAAAACAATTTGAAAGAAGCTGAAGTAATGCTGAAGAGCGAGGCAATATTGGCTATTTCACCAAAGATATCTGAAGAGCGTCAGCAGATCTTGGATCAGTTGCAATTCAGGATTAAATCGGTTTTAAATGCGAGAACATCAAAATATATATTACTAAATGCACCCAATGACAAGCTGGATGATATTATAAGATTGTTACCGGGTATGCGTTCTCCTACCGTATTACCGTTAGCAGAAGAAGGATGGAGTTCTATTCATACGGTGATTAATGAAGAGCGCTTTTGGGAAGTGATCGACGAACTAAAACAACAAGGAGCAGAAGGTTTACTTGTAGTACCTATTGAAAAAATGGTGCTGTAA
- a CDS encoding transposase, whose product MEKGKQRRVFSVDLKLDLLKKIEQGDLRVLDVTNVYGVSRTAVYKWLTKYSDLYRSETRVIVEQKSMSKKNKELQDQIKKLEQALGQKQMRIDYLEKVVEYASERSGEDIEKKNKRLS is encoded by the coding sequence ATGGAAAAAGGTAAACAACGCCGGGTTTTTAGTGTTGACCTAAAACTTGATTTACTGAAAAAAATCGAACAGGGTGACCTCCGGGTTTTGGATGTCACCAATGTTTACGGAGTGAGTCGTACCGCCGTTTACAAATGGCTCACAAAATATTCCGATCTTTACCGCAGCGAAACCAGGGTTATAGTGGAACAAAAAAGTATGAGCAAAAAGAACAAAGAACTGCAAGATCAGATCAAGAAACTTGAGCAAGCCCTTGGTCAGAAACAGATGCGAATTGATTACCTGGAGAAGGTCGTTGAATATGCTTCGGAACGTTCTGGGGAGGATATCGAAAAAAAGAACAAACGGCTGTCCTAG
- a CDS encoding IS3 family transposase, which produces MNKSSFNGSMTALYNMLGITKQAHYKRVKQQAHLSGIAQEVIASAQEIRKKHRNMGCRKLYDQIKPERIGRDRFEAILLANGFRVARIKSHHRTTYAGKRWYPNLISGTTIKKENRLLVSDITYISVYIGCHYYLTLVLDVYSRMITGWSLSANMTTEDTVVPAFKMAVAGLDNQERKKLIFHSDRGSQYGSDKMEQLHKHYSTTPSMGGKAWENAHAESINGILKNEYINFENMNISLKQAQKLVEEAIYLYNFERPHGSLKNRKPQEFLNFVQRLATEQRPVFKINY; this is translated from the coding sequence ATGAACAAGTCAAGTTTCAATGGTTCCATGACAGCATTATATAACATGCTAGGGATAACCAAGCAGGCTCACTATAAGCGGGTTAAACAACAGGCTCACTTGTCAGGGATTGCTCAGGAAGTAATTGCATCTGCTCAAGAAATCCGTAAGAAACATAGGAATATGGGGTGTCGCAAGCTTTATGATCAGATCAAGCCCGAGAGGATAGGCAGGGATAGGTTTGAAGCAATCCTTCTCGCCAATGGATTTAGGGTAGCACGTATAAAAAGCCATCACCGTACGACCTATGCAGGTAAGCGGTGGTATCCAAACCTGATAAGTGGCACTACAATAAAGAAAGAAAACAGGCTCTTGGTGAGTGACATAACTTATATATCGGTTTATATAGGATGCCATTACTATCTTACCCTGGTGCTAGATGTTTATAGCCGAATGATTACAGGATGGAGCTTATCGGCCAACATGACCACAGAGGACACCGTTGTTCCAGCCTTTAAGATGGCTGTAGCAGGTCTAGACAATCAAGAACGCAAAAAACTTATTTTTCATTCAGACAGGGGCAGCCAGTATGGTTCAGACAAAATGGAACAACTCCATAAGCACTATTCAACCACCCCTAGCATGGGAGGGAAAGCCTGGGAGAATGCCCATGCAGAGTCTATAAATGGGATACTTAAGAATGAGTATATCAATTTCGAAAATATGAATATATCACTTAAACAAGCTCAAAAGTTGGTAGAAGAGGCCATTTATTTATATAATTTTGAGCGGCCACATGGTTCACTGAAAAATAGGAAACCACAAGAATTTTTAAACTTTGTTCAGCGCTTAGCTACTGAACAAAGACCAGTATTTAAAATAAATTATTAA
- the hisD gene encoding histidinol dehydrogenase, with protein MNKIYNPSQSEWEVVLKRPTKTVDDIEDTVNQIFAEVKAKGDTAVAKYTDMFDGIKLENTLVTSEEIATAEAEISEELKSAILLAKKNIEKFHAAQKTTKVEIETTSGVKCWQEKRPIQKIGLYIPGGSAPLFSTILMLAVPAAIAGCKEIVLCTPPNKEGKVHPAILYTANLCGVTKINKIGGIQAIAALTFGTETVPKVYKIFGPGNQFVTVAKQLATRHNVSIDMPAGPSELLVVADDSANPAYVASDLLSQAEHGADSQVILVSTSKTFLDAVEVEVENQLSALPRKAIAEKAIENSKLIYVENDEIALDLINEYGPEHFIISTENNDFYTEGIINAGSVFIGNYTPESAGDYASGTNHTLPTNGYAKQYSGVNLDSFMKSMTFQQISEEGIKSIGPAIELMAEAEGLQAHKNAVTLRLKDLN; from the coding sequence ATGAACAAAATATATAATCCTTCACAATCAGAATGGGAGGTTGTTTTAAAACGGCCAACCAAAACCGTAGATGATATTGAAGATACGGTAAACCAAATTTTTGCCGAAGTAAAAGCCAAAGGAGACACCGCGGTGGCAAAATATACCGATATGTTTGATGGTATTAAGCTTGAAAATACTTTAGTAACATCAGAAGAAATTGCAACTGCTGAGGCTGAAATATCAGAAGAATTAAAATCAGCCATTCTTTTAGCTAAAAAGAATATTGAAAAATTCCATGCTGCTCAAAAAACAACGAAAGTTGAAATAGAAACAACAAGCGGTGTAAAATGCTGGCAGGAAAAGAGACCCATTCAGAAAATCGGATTATATATTCCCGGAGGAAGCGCACCCTTATTTTCGACAATCTTAATGTTAGCAGTACCAGCGGCAATTGCAGGTTGTAAAGAAATCGTGCTTTGTACGCCTCCTAACAAAGAAGGGAAAGTTCATCCTGCAATTTTATACACGGCTAATTTATGCGGAGTCACTAAAATCAATAAGATTGGAGGGATTCAGGCGATTGCTGCATTAACTTTCGGAACCGAGACAGTCCCCAAGGTATATAAAATTTTTGGCCCCGGAAATCAATTTGTAACCGTAGCCAAGCAGTTAGCTACTCGTCATAATGTCTCTATCGATATGCCAGCGGGTCCTTCAGAATTACTGGTAGTGGCAGACGATTCGGCTAATCCGGCTTATGTAGCATCAGATTTACTGAGTCAGGCTGAACATGGTGCCGATAGTCAGGTAATTTTAGTATCTACTTCAAAAACATTCTTGGATGCAGTAGAAGTAGAAGTAGAAAATCAGTTGTCAGCATTGCCAAGAAAAGCCATTGCAGAAAAGGCAATCGAAAATTCGAAATTGATCTATGTAGAGAACGATGAGATCGCCCTGGATTTAATCAATGAATACGGCCCGGAGCATTTTATCATTTCTACGGAAAATAACGATTTTTATACGGAAGGTATTATCAATGCAGGTTCGGTATTCATTGGTAATTATACACCTGAAAGTGCCGGAGATTACGCTTCAGGAACTAATCATACGTTACCGACTAATGGTTATGCCAAACAATATAGTGGTGTAAATCTGGATAGTTTTATGAAGAGTATGACGTTTCAGCAAATTTCAGAAGAAGGAATAAAAAGTATAGGCCCTGCTATCGAATTGATGGCTGAAGCAGAAGGCTTACAAGCGCATAAAAATGCAGTGACCCTGCGATTGAAAGATTTGAATTAA
- the hisC gene encoding histidinol-phosphate transaminase — translation MPTKTNIQTLVRENVKKLKPYSSARDEYKSMGTDMVFLDANENPYQTDVNRYPDPHQRNVKDELAKIKGIRPEEILLGNGSDEVLDLLFRAFCEPGKDNVITLPPTYGMYKVLSEINNIENREVLLSKDFEPQVSSILDNADAHSKLLFLCSPNNPTGNTFSEEKVEELLQEFNGLVIIDEAYIDFSGKESWLSRLQQYPNLVITQTLSKAYGMAGIRLGICCASRDIIDILKKIKPPYNVNQLTQQRALNRILDVENVKAEVADILKGRDQLFKVLMEVSYVEKIYPSDANFILLQVDDATARYNQLIEKGIVIRNRSTQPLCENTLRFTVGTTQENEKLIAALKSLT, via the coding sequence ATGCCCACCAAGACAAACATACAGACCCTTGTTCGTGAGAACGTAAAGAAATTAAAACCTTATTCTTCAGCTCGCGATGAATACAAATCGATGGGAACCGATATGGTTTTTCTGGATGCGAATGAAAATCCTTATCAAACCGATGTAAATCGCTATCCCGATCCGCATCAACGTAACGTAAAGGATGAACTCGCAAAAATTAAAGGCATTAGACCGGAAGAAATTCTTTTAGGAAATGGCAGTGATGAGGTTTTGGATTTATTGTTTAGGGCGTTTTGTGAGCCCGGGAAAGATAACGTGATTACCCTTCCTCCAACTTATGGAATGTATAAAGTACTTTCAGAAATCAATAATATCGAGAATAGGGAAGTACTCCTTTCTAAGGATTTCGAACCACAGGTTTCTTCGATATTGGATAACGCAGATGCTCATTCTAAATTGCTTTTTCTTTGTTCACCAAACAATCCTACTGGAAATACTTTTTCAGAAGAAAAAGTAGAAGAATTGCTTCAAGAATTTAATGGATTGGTAATTATCGACGAGGCTTATATTGATTTTTCAGGAAAAGAAAGCTGGTTAAGTAGGCTTCAACAATATCCAAATTTGGTCATTACACAAACACTTTCTAAAGCCTACGGCATGGCCGGAATCCGTTTGGGAATTTGTTGTGCTTCCAGGGATATTATCGATATTTTAAAGAAAATCAAACCCCCTTACAATGTCAATCAATTAACGCAACAACGGGCTTTAAACCGAATTCTGGATGTTGAAAATGTAAAGGCTGAAGTTGCTGATATTCTAAAAGGCAGAGATCAATTGTTTAAAGTGTTGATGGAAGTTTCTTATGTTGAGAAAATTTACCCTTCAGATGCTAATTTTATATTATTGCAAGTGGATGATGCTACGGCCAGATACAATCAATTAATCGAAAAAGGAATTGTCATTAGAAATAGAAGCACACAGCCGCTTTGCGAAAATACCCTGCGCTTCACCGTAGGGACCACTCAAGAAAATGAAAAATTAATTGCTGCTTTAAAAAGCTTAACCTAA
- the hisB gene encoding bifunctional histidinol-phosphatase/imidazoleglycerol-phosphate dehydratase HisB: protein MQKVLFIDRDGTIILEPEDYQVDKLEKLEFYPEALFYLSKIAKELDYELVMVTNQDGLGTEVYPEDEFWPIQNFVVKTFENEGVKFSDILIDRTFAKDNHPTRKPNTGLLERKYLNSPAYDMAGSIMIGDRMTDIEFAYNFGGKGIFIDTHEDLATDELKNDISKLKETIALKTSSWKDIYEFLKLKDRTAEIARKTNETDIKIKLNLDGTGKAEISTGIAFFDHMLDQIARHGQMDLEVNVDGDLEVDEHHTIEDTAIALGEVYAKALGNKLGIERYGFCLPMDDCLAQVAIDFGGRNWLVWEADFKREMVGKMPTEMFYHFFKSFTDGAKANLNVRAEGTNEHHKIEAIFKAFAKAIKMAVKRDTEKMILPSTKGIL from the coding sequence ATGCAAAAAGTTTTATTTATAGATCGTGATGGAACGATTATCCTGGAGCCTGAGGATTATCAGGTAGATAAATTAGAAAAACTGGAATTTTACCCTGAAGCTTTGTTCTATCTATCGAAGATCGCCAAAGAATTGGATTACGAATTGGTAATGGTGACCAATCAGGATGGTTTGGGAACTGAAGTTTATCCTGAAGATGAATTTTGGCCCATCCAGAACTTTGTGGTGAAAACTTTTGAAAATGAAGGCGTAAAATTTAGCGATATCTTGATCGATCGAACTTTTGCTAAAGATAATCATCCTACACGAAAGCCAAACACAGGACTTTTGGAAAGAAAATACCTGAATTCTCCAGCTTATGATATGGCCGGTTCGATTATGATTGGGGATCGGATGACAGATATCGAATTTGCCTATAATTTTGGCGGAAAAGGGATTTTTATCGATACCCATGAAGATTTAGCGACTGACGAATTAAAAAATGATATTTCCAAACTGAAAGAAACTATTGCACTTAAAACATCGAGCTGGAAAGATATTTATGAGTTTTTAAAACTAAAAGATCGTACCGCTGAGATTGCAAGAAAAACCAACGAAACTGATATTAAGATTAAACTAAATCTTGACGGAACTGGAAAAGCTGAAATTTCTACCGGTATTGCATTTTTCGATCATATGTTAGATCAGATCGCGCGTCACGGACAAATGGATCTTGAAGTAAACGTAGATGGGGATCTTGAGGTAGACGAACATCATACCATAGAAGATACGGCCATTGCTTTAGGCGAAGTCTACGCAAAAGCTTTAGGTAATAAGTTAGGAATTGAAAGATATGGTTTTTGCCTGCCAATGGACGATTGCCTGGCTCAGGTAGCGATCGATTTTGGTGGCCGAAACTGGTTAGTTTGGGAAGCCGATTTTAAGCGTGAAATGGTTGGAAAAATGCCAACAGAAATGTTTTATCATTTCTTCAAGTCTTTTACAGATGGTGCAAAAGCTAATCTGAACGTAAGAGCGGAAGGCACTAACGAGCATCATAAAATCGAAGCAATCTTTAAAGCCTTTGCTAAAGCGATAAAAATGGCTGTAAAAAGAGATACCGAGAAAATGATTTTACCGTCAACTAAAGGAATTCTTTAA